The following coding sequences are from one Desulfobacterales bacterium window:
- a CDS encoding integron integrase yields the protein MVREAGEPAPPGLEKDKTTNADWTPAYANLKAEISVRHYSPKTLRAYSSWVRHLQTFTKSKAPRLLTSSDVKDFLTYLAIERKVSASSQNQAFNALLFFFRHVLKTEFGELKDIPRAKRKPYIPVVLSRREVDTIIAALSPPYDLVAKLLYGCGLRLFEGVKLRIQDFNFDAMILTVHDGKGKKDRTVPLPEKIIPELKTHLESVIILHEQDLKTGYAGTFLTNLLEKKYKNAAKELPWQWFFPAKTLTFVPEENGYRRYHLHETHVQKAIRQAVKKARICKRASSHTFRHSFASHLLQANYDIRTIQELLGHSDVRTTMIYTHTIKSRTIKEAKSPLDFQEPSQGSTSQ from the coding sequence CCGGCCCCACCAGGCCTTGAGAAGGATAAGACCACGAATGCCGACTGGACCCCCGCTTACGCCAACCTGAAGGCGGAAATATCGGTACGGCATTATTCTCCCAAGACCTTGCGGGCATATTCAAGCTGGGTGCGCCACCTGCAGACCTTTACCAAAAGCAAGGCCCCCCGCCTGCTCACCTCCTCGGATGTTAAGGATTTTCTGACCTATCTAGCCATTGAGCGAAAAGTATCCGCATCTTCCCAGAACCAGGCATTCAACGCCCTTTTGTTCTTTTTCAGGCATGTCCTGAAAACGGAGTTCGGGGAGCTGAAAGATATCCCCAGGGCCAAGAGAAAACCCTATATCCCGGTGGTCTTGTCGCGCCGGGAAGTTGATACCATTATCGCCGCCTTGTCCCCCCCATATGATTTGGTGGCCAAGCTTCTGTACGGCTGCGGTCTTCGGCTGTTTGAGGGGGTCAAGCTCCGCATTCAGGATTTCAATTTCGATGCCATGATTTTGACGGTTCATGACGGCAAGGGGAAAAAGGACCGAACCGTCCCTTTGCCGGAAAAAATCATCCCGGAGCTGAAAACTCATCTTGAATCGGTGATCATCCTCCACGAACAGGACCTCAAGACAGGGTATGCCGGGACCTTTCTCACCAATTTATTGGAGAAAAAATACAAAAACGCTGCCAAGGAACTCCCCTGGCAATGGTTTTTCCCGGCCAAAACCCTGACCTTCGTGCCCGAGGAAAATGGTTACCGGCGATACCATCTCCACGAAACCCATGTGCAAAAGGCGATCAGGCAAGCGGTAAAAAAGGCCCGCATCTGCAAACGCGCCTCCTCCCATACCTTCCGTCACAGCTTTGCCAGCCATTTGTTACAGGCAAATTACGATATCCGCACAATCCAGGAACTGCTGGGACACAGCGATGTGCGGACCACGATGATTTATACCCATACCATCAAGAGCCGGACCATTAAAGAGGCAAAAAGCCCGCTTGATTTCCAGGAGCCGTCCCAGGGCTCAACTTCACAATAG